The genome window GCCGCCGGTTCCTCCCCTCGGTATTCCGCCAAAAATTTCGCGATCCCGGTCAATTTTGTTTATTACGCGCCCGAAGCAAAACATGTCTCGGTGATCGGCGACTTCAATGAATGGCTCCCGGACGCGCACCCCATGAAACGCCAACCCGACGGCGCGTGGATGATTCAGGTGGCCCTGACGCACGGGCATCATCGCTACCTTTTTCTCGTCGATGGCAAAACGCGCCTCGATCCTAGAGCGCAGGGCGTTGGGAGGAATGAGAGGAACGAAAAGATATCGCTCATCGCGGTGAGTTGAGGCCTGAGAGGCGAGTTCAAAGTTGTACTTGCGCGGTTTGACGTTCGGTGGAGAGCCCTGCTCGCTGATTCCAGTGGCCAACTTCCTGGTTTGTTTGGAGATGGGGACGTTCGAAATCTACGACGCTGCCACCACTGAGAATAGCGAAGAACCACTGCGAACCATCAATCCTGGCGGTCGCGGCGGTCCGCGGGCTTCGTCCGCTGCTCGGCGAAGAAATTCTGGAGCAATGACCGGCACTCGGCTTCTCGCACGCCGGGGGTCACCTCACACCGGTGGTTCAAAGAAGGGAATTGCAGCAGATTCAACACGCTCCCGGCGGCGCCCGCCTTAAGATCGATGGCCCCGAAGACCACGCGATCCAAACGCGCGTGAACCACCGCTCCGGCGCACATCGGGCAAGGCTCCTTGGTCACATAAAGCGTGCAGCCGTTCAATCGCCAATCGCCCACCGCTTCCTCGGCCTGAGTGATGGCCAGCATCTCCGCGTGCGCGGTGGCGTCCTTGAGCAATTCGACCTGGTTGCTGGCGCGAGCGATCACGCGGCCTTCCCGGACGATCACCGCGCCGACCGGCACTTCTTCCGCTTCATAGGCGCGGGCCGCTTGCCGCAACGCTTCCCCCATAAAGTAGTGATCGCTTTGCAGGTCGATGATCGGAGCGTCCATGGGGTTTGCGATTTCAAATTTCAAATTTCAAATTCGGCGCGGAAGCGTTTCCTCCAGAGTCCACTCGTTCCGCCCGTCCGGATGACCATGGCAATGCGCGGCGAAAAACCCGCCCCGGCAGCGCCAGAACAGCGGCCAGATTTGCTCGCGGTCGGTCTGCGGCAGCTTCAGCGTCTCCAGATCGTGGGCGGGGAAGAATCGGAAAACGCCTTCGCGGTTGCCGGGCGGGAGCGCGTTGAGGCGCGGTTTCACCTCGAACAAGAACATGAGCCAGTGCGCCTGCCCTGCGTAGCCGTGTTCGCTGATCAGGCCGGTCAGGTGCAAATCCGGCGGCTGAAGATTCAAACCCATTTCTTCCTGCGCTTCGCGGCAAGCGCATGCATAGGGCGACTCGCCGAGTTCGGTGTGCAGTTTTCCGCCGCAGGGACTCCAGAGCCCGCGATTCGGTTCCTGGCTGCGTTCCAGGAGCAGGACTTCGTCCCGCTCGTTGAAACAATAAAGCAGCGTGGCCACTTGATAAGGCAGCGCCATGCGCGGAGTGAACCATCAAACGGCGGCTGCTTCAACGCTGGATAGCGATCTGTCTCAAGATGTGGATGAGGTAAGGCAGCAACTGCTTTTTGCGCGAGACGATTCCGGCGAGCTCATAGACGCCGGGCTGCGCCTCCGGATAATCGATCCGCCGCCGCAAAGCGTCCGGAGCCGCGATCAGAAGCAAGGACGATTGGCTCACCACGTCCGTCACCAACACCCCGGAGAAAAAGCAGCCCTGGCTCCGGCGATGGATTTCCAGCGCCGCCAGGAGCAGCCCGGCGATGTTCGTCGGGATTTCGAAGCCGTGCTGCAGGAAGCAATTCGCCACGATCGTGCTCGTCGAACCGACCGGCTCGTTGCGAAAGAGAATCGGCTGGCTCGTGGCCAGGCCGATGCGGTGATGATCCACCACTTCCAGAATCTCGACCTGATCCGCGCCTTGCACGGCTTGCGACAATTCATTGTGATCCACCAAAATGAGCTGCCGTTCCACCTTTTTCAAAAAGTCGGACTTGGTCAGGATGCCGACCGTTCGCTTGTTCGCGTCCAGCACCGGGAAGGCATGGAAATTCTACTCGATCGCGATGGGGCGGGCGTGCTCCAGCGATTCGTCCTCCCGAAACACCAGGAACTCCTCGTGAATCACGTGGGGCACCGTGATCGACGCGCGGGACAGCATCGCCGTCGTCGCCGAATCATGAGGCGACAGAATCACGCTGACGCCGTTTTGGCGCGCCTCTGCGATGACGGAGTCCGCCGCGAGAAGCCCGCCCGTGATCACAATCACCCGGACGCGCTCGCGAATGGCCACG of Verrucomicrobiota bacterium contains these proteins:
- a CDS encoding glycoside hydrolase family 13, which encodes AAGSSPRYSAKNFAIPVNFVYYAPEAKHVSVIGDFNEWLPDAHPMKRQPDGAWMIQVALTHGHHRYLFLVDGKTRLDPRAQGVGRNERNEKISLIAVS
- a CDS encoding nucleoside deaminase, with product MDAPIIDLQSDHYFMGEALRQAARAYEAEEVPVGAVIVREGRVIARASNQVELLKDATAHAEMLAITQAEEAVGDWRLNGCTLYVTKEPCPMCAGAVVHARLDRVVFGAIDLKAGAAGSVLNLLQFPSLNHRCEVTPGVREAECRSLLQNFFAEQRTKPADRRDRQD
- a CDS encoding NUDIX domain-containing protein; translation: MALPYQVATLLYCFNERDEVLLLERSQEPNRGLWSPCGGKLHTELGESPYACACREAQEEMGLNLQPPDLHLTGLISEHGYAGQAHWLMFLFEVKPRLNALPPGNREGVFRFFPAHDLETLKLPQTDREQIWPLFWRCRGGFFAAHCHGHPDGRNEWTLEETLPRRI